A genomic region of Pyrus communis chromosome 14, drPyrComm1.1, whole genome shotgun sequence contains the following coding sequences:
- the LOC137715485 gene encoding uncharacterized protein, translating into MNDQSKLMNQAPPMMSLTQAQVMNQPLPQMMSQPQPQMMAPSSQAMAVQQQQQQQSQLVMMKSQSQPMMMNRNYKAWPQPQPQFAAQKPPPSNLGRNNWKGKKGGDKRRMDKSVPNLSLSGQTSGGGGYIPPTLHELQSQNRMKARKFYPKKKFNNRFAPYAPRNTTSFIIRAKKAGGIASLVSPCAVTPAVLPTPMFSPSREVLGDMAKEEWGIDGYGSMKGLIRLRSPGNDDEEGGGGSSESDVEEHVEVERRLDHDLSRFEMVYPNYSGVEYNNALENRVDDQDTHIAQLEEENLTLKERLFLMERELADLRRRMQFIERRYHVMGEVNEEVVENGSENDSDGGSDAPHMGTDGESNPEMVEYVSRDGGSRSVGPLVEDEIVRDVDVGMEEYVPDEMILKVNEANDETRNEFVGNKEVEEFKSELTPEELIGNKNEVEDKKVKDEVESRM; encoded by the coding sequence ATGAACGATCAGTCAAAGCTGATGAATCAAGCGCCACCGATGATGAGTTTGACCCAAGCTCAAGTGATGAACCAGCCACTGCCACAGATGATGAGTCAGCCGCAGCCGCAGATGATGGCACCGTCGTCGCAGGCCATGGCGGTtcagcagcaacagcagcagcaatcTCAGTTGGTGATGATGAAGAGTCAGTCTCAGCCGATGATGATGAATCGGAACTACAAGGCTTGGCCACAGCCGCAGCCTCAATTCGCTGCCCAAAAGCCACCGCCGTCTAATCTTGGGCGTAACAATTGGAAGGGCAAGAAGGGTGGAGATAAGAGGAGGATGGACAAGAGTGTCCCCAATTTGTCGCTGAGTGGTCAGACCAGCGGAGGAGGAGGTTACATACCGCCGACGCTTCACGAGTTACAGTCTCAGAATAGAATGAAAGCCCGGAAATTTTACCCGAAAAAGAAGTTTAACAATAGGTTTGCGCCTTACGCCCCAAGGAACACGACGTCGTTTATTATTAGAGCGAAGAAGGCCGGCGGCATAGCCTCGCTGGTTTCACCTTGTGCCGTAACTCCGGCTGTTCTGCCCACGCCAATGTTCTCGCCCTCGAGGGAGGTCTTGGGAGATATGGCGAAAGAGGAGTGGGGTATTGATGGGTATGGGTCAATGAAAGGGTTGATTAGGCTTCGGTCACCTGGAAATGATGACGAGGAGGGTGGTGGCGGATCGAGTGAGAGCGATGTGGAGGAGCATGTGGAGGTGGAGAGGAGGTTGGACCATGACTTGAGTCGATTCGAGATGGTGTACCCGAACTACAGCGGGGTTGAGTATAACAATGCTTTGGAGAATAGGGTGGATGATCAGGATACTCATATTGCTCAATTAGAGGAAGAGAATCTGACCTTGAAGGAGAGGCTTTTCTTGATGGAGAGGGAGTTGGCGGATTTGAGAAGGAGGATGCAGTTCATTGAGAGGAGGTACCATGTGATGGGGGAGGTCAATGAAGAGGTGGTGGAAAATGGATCTGAAAATGATAGTGATGGAGGGTCGGATGCCCCTCATATGGGTACCGACGGTGAGAGCAATCCTGAGATGGTAGAGTATGTGTCGAGAGATGGAGGAAGCAGAAGTGTTGGCCCATTGGTCGAGGATGAAATTGTTAGGGATGTTGATGTAGGGATGGAAGAATATGTGCCcgatgaaatgattttgaaggTAAATGAAGCGAATGATGAAACACGAAATGAGTTTGTAGGTAACAAAGAGGTTGAGGAATTTAAGAGTGAGCTTACCCCAGAAGAACTAATTGGAAATAAAAATGAggttgaagataagaaagtgaagGATGAAGTCGAGTCAAGAATGTGA
- the LOC137714122 gene encoding peroxidase 59-like has protein sequence MTRSPINFSRRYSLVLIPFFAFCFVANAQLSTDFYKATCPDLFKIVRREVQNAVKSEMRMAASLLRLHFHDCFVNGCDASLLLDGTGSEKDAGPNLNSARGFEVVDRIKSSVESSCSGVVSCADILAIAARDSVLLSGGSLWKVLLGRRDGLVANQTGANRALPAPFEALDSIISKFAAVGLNVNDVVSLSGAHTIGLARCGTFRDRLFNFSGTGAPDITLEQSMLTDLQHLCPLTADGSIIAPFDRKSADLFDNHYFQNLINGKGLISSDQILFSSDAAVTTGTKSLVQSYNSNINRFFADFANSMIKMGNISPLTGSAGEIRKNCRAVNA, from the exons ATGACAAGGTCACCGATTAATTTTAGCCGTCGTTACTCTTTGGTACTGATCCCGTTCTTTGCCTTTTGTTTTGTTGCGAACGCCCAATTAAGTACAGATTTCTACAAGGCAACATGTCCGGATCTTTTCAAAATTGTCCGAAGAGAGGTTCAGAATGCTGTCAAGTCTGAAATGCGAATGGCTGCTTCTTTGCTTCGGCTTCACTTCCATGACTGCTTTGTGAAT GGTTGTGATGCGTCACTACTACTGGATGGAACTGGCAGTGAGAAGGATGCCGGACCAAATTTGAATTCAGCAAGAGGATTTGAAGTTGTTGACAGAATCAAGAGCTCTGTGGAGAGCTCATGTAGTGGAGTTGTGTCGTGTGCTGATATACTAGCCATAGCTGCCAGAGATTCTGTGCTCTTA AGTGGAGGAAGTTTATGGAAAGTTCTACTTGGAAGAAGAGATGGTCTAGTGGCAAATCAGACAGGAGCAAATAGGGCACTTCCTGCACCATTTGAAGCCCTAGACAGCATCATTTCCAAGTTTGCCGCTGTCGGCCTAAATGTCAATGACGTTGTGTCCTTATCAG GCGCTCATACAATTGGGTTGGCAAGGTGTGGCACTTTCAGAGATAGACTCTTCAACTTCTCAGGAACAGGTGCTCCTGACATTACATTGGAACAAAGCATGTTAACTGATCTACAGCACCTATGTCCGCTGACCGCTGATGGAAGCATTATCGCGCCTTTTGATCGGAAATCAGCTGATCTATTTGACAACCATTATTTTCAGAACTTGATTAACGGGAAGGGCCTCATTAGTTCAGATCAAATTCTATTTTCAAGTGATGCAGCTGTGACAACAGGGACCAAAAGTTTGGTCCAAAGCTATAACTCAAATATTAATCGTTTCTTTGCTGATTTTGCTAATTCTATGATCAAGATGGGGAATATTAGTCCTCTTACTGGGTCTGCTGGAGAGATCAGAAAGAACTGCAGGGCTGTTAATGCGTGA